TGTTGGAGAGAGCAAAATTATTCtgctatatattttcaataaaaaaaaaaaaacccaacaaaacaaAGTTAATTGCAAGAACAATGAACGTATATTGCAGAAAGTGAAATGTGAAAGTTCTCTAATCGGCATCATATATGTAGTCAATACTGGTATAAACGTATAGGTTTCTGAACAAACCTTGGAGAAGTTGAATGCAGGAGAGCTAGCAGTATCATCAAGAAAAGGAGGCAGTTCTTGATCCTGTCTGTGACGTGGCTGGCGGctatgttctttctttttttgcctATAATTGGCACCATTGTTCAGCAATGCAGTGCCCTTGAGCGATGGATAAAAGTGGCCATTATCATAGTTGAGGTAACTTTCATCTTCATGGAAATGTGGAGGACCAGAAGATGCGTCAGAGACCATAGACaagtcctcctcctcctcctcttcttcttcttcactctcCTCTCTGGTGTTTTTACCTTTTCTACAAAGACCAGCACTCTCTGCATCAACAAAGCTGGTCTTATTTCCATGTTTAGAATTTGGGTTAGAAAGAAGAGA
This genomic interval from Populus alba chromosome 1, ASM523922v2, whole genome shotgun sequence contains the following:
- the LOC118055377 gene encoding protein SOB FIVE-LIKE 5 isoform X3 — its product is MNFLASECSADCESGWTLYLEQSLLSNPNSKHGNKTSFVDAESAGLCRKGKNTREESEEEEEEEEEDLSMVSDASSGPPHFHEDESYLNYDNGHFYPSLKGTALLNNGANYRQKKKEHSRQPRHRQDQELPPFLDDTASSPAFNFSKQNNFALSNSNQDSMESVFDYSQSFSATHFQGRSTYQDHIGYIHPSLSGNKLQNNQWFN
- the LOC118055377 gene encoding protein SOB FIVE-LIKE 5 isoform X1, yielding MNFLASECSADCESGWTLYLEQSLLSNPNSKHGNKTSFVDAESAGLCRKGKNTREESEEEEEEEEEDLSMVSDASSGPPHFHEDESYLNYDNGHFYPSLKGTALLNNGANYRQKKKEHSRQPRHRQDQELPPFLDDTASSPAFNFSKQNNFALSNSNQDSMESVFDYSQSFSATHFQGRSTYQDHIGYIHPSLSGNKLQNNQLSGLIKGRVMHSDTPCHWNYYC
- the LOC118055377 gene encoding protein SOB FIVE-LIKE 5 isoform X2 — protein: MNFLASECSADCESGWTLYLEQSLLSNPNSKHGNKTSFVDAESAGLCRKGKNTREESEEEEEEEEEDLSMVSDASSGPPHFHEDESYLNYDNGHFYPSLKGTALLNNGANYRQKKKEHSRQPRHRQDQELPPFLDDTASSPAFNFSKNNFALSNSNQDSMESVFDYSQSFSATHFQGRSTYQDHIGYIHPSLSGNKLQNNQLSGLIKGRVMHSDTPCHWNYYC